The Ochotona princeps isolate mOchPri1 chromosome 26, mOchPri1.hap1, whole genome shotgun sequence genome contains a region encoding:
- the AKAP5 gene encoding A-kinase anchor protein 5, with amino-acid sequence MKNSRKTESKVSEIQVENRDEKRLIEAGVQDEGRAGKAPTLCFKRRKKPRQVQGPPAGSEEAVAGAGKGAQATGASTRTPQPAGAWASFKRLVTRRKRPDSSPQALKAEVQPAANAEGAQLQKKKAKARLKMPCINFPRGTQRGRASRVAEGSDRAQGETEGLGTQTATQAQSNDQAPQARLAQEPTEDFSHESRVSDQATSGEQVIAVELGSGDGHPLVATAALVLERNIETTQEAQDSCLQPAGPLESPEVECQGPGAPETHPRDGAETTGALESRPSPKIPEPHLREEAAADGIPKSRPTPVISGAEATTAGVPESRPSPEVSEPHPRPLESGSSPEVSELHPGLLESQPSPEVPGPPESQPSPEVPKPHPGPPESRPSPEVSELHPEPPESRPSPEVPEPHPEPPESQPTPIVPGAEAATDGSLKSQESQLDRKNGSESQKEVPEDRAQPEATASSQELDGNGSGTKIGKAKLEDGRRMEPIAIIITDTEISEFDAERATNVPKPFLMSVDEEAADGAVEGRTSEQYESLLMETASSLVKNAIQLSVEQLVNEMAADDNKINSPLQ; translated from the exons ATGAAGAATAGCAGGAAAACGGAGAGCAAAGTTTCAGAAATCCAGGTGGAGAACAGGGATGAGAAGAGATTGATAGAAGCAGGTGTCCAGGATGAGGGGCGGGCGGGGAAGGCCCCCACACTCTGCTTtaagagaagaaagaaaccaaggcaggtgcagggcccaccTGCGGGCTCGGAGGAGGCTGTGGCTGGGGCCGGCAAAGGGGCCCAGGCCACGGGAGCCTCCACCCGGACTCCGCAGCCGGCAGGGGCTTGGGCCTCCTTCAAACGGCTGGTGACGCGCAGGAAAAGACCAGATTCATCGCCCCAGGCCCTGAAGGCTGAGGTGCAGCCTGCAGCCAACGCGGAGGGTGCCCAGCTCCAGAAGaaaaaggccaaagccaggctcaAGATGCCATGCATCAACTTCCCAAGAGGGACCCAAAGGGGCCGTGCTTCCAGAGTCGCTGAGGGCTCCGACAGAGCCCAGGGCGAGACAGAAGGCCTGGGGACCCAGACTGCAACCCAGGCCCAGTCCAATGACCAGGCACCACAGGCCCGGCTGGCCCAGGAACCCACGGAAGACTTTTCACATGAGTCCCGCGTGAGTGACCAGGCGACTTCTGGGGAACAAGTGATCGCAGTGGAACTGGGGTCAGGTGACGGGCATCCTTTGGTTGCCACAGCCGCACTGGTCCTTGAGAGGAACATTGAGACGACTCAGGAGGCACAAGATAGCTGCCTCCAGCCGGCAGGCCCACTTGAGAGCCCAGAAGTGGAGTGTCAAGGGCCGGGAGCCCCAGAGACTCACCCCAGGGATGGGGCTGAAACCACGGGCGCCCTCGAGAGCCGACCATCCCCCAAGATCCCCGAGCCTCACCTCAGGGAAGAAGCTGCTGCTGATGGCATCCCAAAGAGCCGACCGACACCGGTGATCTCCGGGGCAGAAGCCACTACCGCGGGAGTCCCCGAGAGCCGACCATCACCCGAGGTCTCTGAGCCACACCCCAGACCCCTGGAGAGTGGATCATCACCTGAGGTCTCCGAGCTGCACCCTGGGCTCCTGGAGAGCCAACCATCACCCGAGGTCCCCGGTCCCCCTGAGAGCCAACCATCACCCGAGGTCCCCAAGCCGCACCCCGGTCCCCCTGAGAGCCGACCATCACCCGAGGTCTCCGAGCTGCACCCTGAGCCCCCAGAGAGCCGACCATCACCTGAA GTCCCTGAGCCGCACCCTGAACCCCCAGAGAGCCAACCGACACCCATAGTCCCCGGAGCCGAAGCAGCCACTGATGGATCTCTCAAGAGCCAAGAGAGCCAACTGGATAGGAAAAATGGCAGCGAGAGCCAAAAGGAGGTGCCTGAAGACAGGGCACAGCCAGAAGCTACGGCATCCAGCCAGGAATTGGATGGGAACGGAAGCGGCACCAAGATTGGGAAAGCCAAACTCGAAGATGGCCGAAGGATGGAGCCCATTGCCATCATCATTACGGACACTGAGATCAGTGAATTTGATGCCGAGAGGGCGACCAATGTCCCCAAGCCTTTTTTGATGTCAGTGGACGAAGAGGCTGCTGATGGTGCGGTGGAAGGGAGAACTTCGGAGCAATACGAGTCACTCTTGATGGAAACAGCCTCTTCACTTGTCAAGAACGCCATCCAGCTGTCGGTAGAACAGCTGGTTAATGAAATGGCCGCCGATGACAATAAAATCAACAGTCCCCTGCAGTGA